Genomic segment of Corynebacterium appendicis CIP 107643:
GTGTGGACGTAGTGACCGGCCATGCGGTCGACGTCGTAGGTGGCTTCGGCGTGCGCCGCGGAGAATTCGTGGTGAGGGAACGCGAGATCGCTGCCTCCGCCCTGAATCGAAAACGTCGTGCCGAGACGGTTCGTCGCGATCGCCGAACACTCGATGTGCCAGCCCGGGCGACCTGCACCGAAAGGCGCGTCCCACGCTGGCTCACCCTCACGGTGACCGCGCCACAGCAGCGCGTCGAGCGGGTCGCGCTTGCCGTCACGGTCAGGGTCGCCGCCGCGTTCGGCAAAGAATTTCTCCATTGTGGCTCGGTCGAGGTTCGATTCGTAGCCGAACTGCTCGGTCGCGGTAATGGGGGCGTAGATGTCGGTGGCGCCGGAGGTGTCGTCGATAAGCGAGTATGCGATGCCCTTGTCCAGCAACGTTTGCACCATGTCGACGACTTCGTCGACGGCCTCCATCGCGCCGATGTAGTCGCGCGGCGGGATGACCGAGAGGATCTCCATGTCGCTGCGGAACAGGTCGATTTGGCTGGTGCCCAGTTCGCGCCAATCGATGCCGTCGCGCTCCGCGCGCTCGAACAGCGGGTCGTCGACGTCTGTGATGTTCTGCACGTAGTGGACCTTGTGACCGTTCGCGAACAGCTGCCGGTACACGAGGTCGAATGTCAGGTACGTCGCAGCGTGCCCGAGGTGCGTCGAATCGTAAGGCGTGATGCCGCAGACGTACATGCCGACTTCGCCGTCCGCGTTTCCA
This window contains:
- the mshC gene encoding cysteine--1-D-myo-inosityl 2-amino-2-deoxy-alpha-D-glucopyranoside ligase, translated to MHSWPIPAVPSVAGTPVPLALYDTADGGVRVVDTRGNADGEVGMYVCGITPYDSTHLGHAATYLTFDLVYRQLFANGHKVHYVQNITDVDDPLFERAERDGIDWRELGTSQIDLFRSDMEILSVIPPRDYIGAMEAVDEVVDMVQTLLDKGIAYSLIDDTSGATDIYAPITATEQFGYESNLDRATMEKFFAERGGDPDRDGKRDPLDALLWRGHREGEPAWDAPFGAGRPGWHIECSAIATNRLGTTFSIQGGGSDLAFPHHEFSAAHAEATYDVDRMAGHYVHTGMIALDGVKMSKSLGNLVFVHKLSEQGHDPAAIRLAVFSGHYREDRDFSYDILDEAEARLSRWREALSEEVSEGEAMGVVDKLRAALADDLDTVTALKTIDDATGDHNGIIAGALDGLLGVQLR